The Ipomoea triloba cultivar NCNSP0323 chromosome 4, ASM357664v1 DNA segment ATTTCAAGCATGCTTATAACTATTTAATTCTTATATGTTGTTTGGTTTGTGGATGAGGGCTAGGAATAATAATTCTATTCACACTAACAAGGCATTTTGTTGGTGAGGGAATTAGAGAATAAAAAATTTGGGTATATCCAAACTAACCCGAAAAAATTTCACGAAACGGaacatatttgaattaaatttggttcagATATCATGTGTAAAAAATATCACCCGAAATGTTCGGATATCCGAAATAAAATTCGGGTATCACCCGAACCAAACGGAAGCTCATCCTTAAGActaaagtaggaattcaaattacattgtttgttAGGGAAGAATTGAATTATTGCAAATCAAATGGGAAGACTAAAAATGcccttgtataataataataataggcaaaaaaatcatttttgactttttttctttcatttctacgttgaattggaattcatggggacatgaatttcaatttcataaaaggagtagaattacaattccctccaacGAAACAACGTAATTTCTGTTGCCAAAGAATTAGTTTGTAGTTGAATTACACCTACAGTCtaccaaataggccataaaTGAATTACTTATATTCtgataaaaatatgaaataaaaatatcgacaagttttaaataataaagtgtaagtgtaaaataaaaagaaattttattaattgcatTAATGCTAATGCgaaaaagaaattttattacTGGCGTGACTGTTAACTGGGGGAGTGAGTAGGAAAGCAAGTGTAGGGCCTATTGCCATCCCTAGATTCAATAATGAATAGTGATCAGATTCAGTGCTCGTTCTTAGAAGCTGCCCAAGGTAAGGGTGGTAGGTAACATATAAATGAAAagtatcttcaaaaaaaaaatataaatgaaaagtCAAACTTGATTGTCGCAACAGATTAAGTCAAAAGGGGAATGACGAAAATTACCACTATACACAATACAAGGCGGCCCTCTCCTGCTCAATTTGTAACATAACTTTACCGTATCAATCCTAAAACTGCACATTTTAAAAGATAATGACCACATATTTAAAATGAATTATAACGAAGTATTGGTTCTTTATGAATATATTGAATCTCACAAGCTCGCTCCTTTGaaaatagttttaaataacTGCCGGTgataaaactatttttttttcaagtcatttaaattaaatttagctTGCCCCATAAGGCATGGTAAAATGGTTGGTCCCTCTCTAATGTAGTAGGATAAGATTTTCTCAATAAGAATAAATTTAATGCCTCGCCTTGACTAATTATAATTTGTCACATAATAATGAGACAATAAtttcaaagaccttgtggtctagtggcacccggtgtcccgatttacactcccacatggataatgggatgggggtgggttcaagcctcggTGGAGGCAACTACTCTTTGTTACTTCAGtactttgagaaagtagctatgaacagacactacattataacagagtcagtagtactcagaAAAAATGAGACAATAAAAATTTATCCCTACAAGTACATAATTTCACAAATAttctcaaataaatatttttacttcTAAACatgatcaaataattttttttttcaatttttccgAATTATATGACCATGGGATTTGGgataacaataaattaaacttgATGGTCAACACGAGCAAACCATCAAAGTAAAGGAAGTCGGAATTCCAAATAAACGTAGGAAAATTGCAAAATACATACTAATTAACATGTACACATGTTAGCCAAATAGATCGTTGACCCGACAGCTAGCATACAACACTAAAAGCATCGAGTATCGACGATTCCCATGTTGCCACCTAGGACGAGACCCATGATTCCAGGCCAAGGCGACCACGTGGCGAAATCAGAACGGTGGTAAGTTAGGACATAAAAGGAATATTCTTGAGCTAGATTCCTCAATCGTTGTTTTAAATACTGAGCCACTCCCTCCTCACCTCTTCATACTCAatcacctctctctctctctctctcaaattTAATGCATTACTTCAACGTTAATATCTTCTGCATAACGGTATCATCAGCTTCTGCGGTGTCTTCCCGTCGGCTCTCGGAACACTAAAACTCCGACCAACTCAGCTTTCAAAGGTTAGAAACGAAACTATACCTTAATCTCCTCTCCTTGTTTTCCCTTTTCCCAGAATGCTTTGTTGGGTGTTCTCGTACGGAAATAATTGGTAGCCCATAAGATCAGTGCTCACAAAACTACAATCCACATACTCATACGCATAcgatattgttgaacatatatacacggagtaatatataaacataaatatgcaatcctACTGTTagcttagatttttagttgtgacagaacatatatatacttcaatttATTATCAGAGTCAACTTCATGCATGTTGATGATCATTATTgcatatttagttatttactcTTGTATCAAAAAGGTCTTTAGAACGGGATAATCCTAACTAAGATAGCTAATGATATAAACTTATAACCATAAGGCACGAGCTCAAATTTCAACcctcttaatttaattttgagccAGTCACTTATAAATAACCTAAGTTAGGACTTATCCCGTACATATTTTCAGATAGTGACTATGAATTTCTGTAATCCTAAAAACAAATCTTTTGCACACTTTAGGAACTATTTGTGTTGATATTGTGATCTTTTGATGGTAACTTGTGTGAACAGATGCAAAACTCCTAGTGCATGTTACATCGTATGAACAAAACCCATGATGTGACTTGCCGTTTTGTTTTTCTCGGACTTTGTGTAAACCACAAGTAGAGACGTTCGGACTTTCCTGTTTGGCTGCTGCGACTATACTGTAGTGGTTCACATgcctttgttttcttctaacCTAATCTGTTGGACGTCTCTTTCCTTTCCCGTGTTTATGGagatttccctttttttttttagaccgTGATAATATAGCCATTATTTTCTTGGTAAATGGTAAAACAATTAAACAACCGTTCGACTTTTGGTAAAAGATAATAGAGTAGCTCTTTTTTTCGTATGTGATAATAGTCTATGGGATAATAGTCATTCTTTTTTTGGGACAGTAATAATGAAGTACTTTTTTGGTATGTAATAATGGAATAGTCCATAAATAAACTTTTACACGTTACTGTTAACTGCTCACTAGCTGCTTTTTTTCCTCTAAAATTTAATGTTGTGCATAGAGTCTAAAGGGTCATTTATAACTTAGCATAATTTCATTTTgcatttttaaaagtttaattaagtgtgaataacaaaaataaaattaaaataagtaaatataagATTTATTGTCACACTTTATtctatgtacacaaataattgcCTATTTTACGTATtacattttgtttatttttttcgaccagcttttcaaaaaaaaagaaaagacgtAACAGAATCTTATTGAACCTCAGCCTGATTTTCTGACTCTAAAAGCCACAGCTGTCATATTCTTTGTATAAATGTTGacttcattattaaaaaatataagctATTATTACATAATTCCATGGACTATTAAAAGCCCATATCACCTTacccttttttgttttggctGTCATAGTCATGCGCCTGCCCTACAAAGGTCACAGCTTGGAGTCACCaattttgaatattaagttCAATGTAATCCTAGCAAGTTTCAAAATTACCTATAATCTCTCTCGGATTAAAGTTAAAAACTCCATGAGTACGATTTGAGCTGTTAAATTTAATAGTCATGATGATATCAAATGCAGTCAATCTAAGCGTGCGCCAGGTAACCTCAAGCTTTCTCCTAGTCAATAATTGAGCTTTGAGGTTCATGTGAACGAATCTAGATTAATTTCGCAGCATTGATGAATTTGATGTGGTACTGATTGTCATTTAAATATAACCGGCCTATAGTAACACAATAAGATGAATAGCTACGGTGTAATTAAAACTATATCCAACATGTGTCATTGTGTCAAGGTACTATAAGATaagtaattatgtgtattgtatACAAACTACGTGTTATATAAGGCGGATTGAATAATGAATACCCCATTCAATTACTGTTTACTTTTGTTTAAATCTTGTTTATGTGTTACAGTGCAGGAAGCTTTGTTGAACAGAAATGGCGGGCGATCAACTGCAAGTGCTTAACGCACTTGATTTGGCAAAAACACAATGGTACCATTTCACGGCAATCGTCATTGCCGGAATGGGATTCTTCACCGACGCATACGATCTCTTCTGCATTTCTCTGGTCACTAAACTGCTCGGCCGGATTTACTACCACGTCGACGGCGCGGCGAAGCCGGGGACTCTGCCGCCGAACGTTTCCGCGGCGGTGAACGGCGTCGCGTTCTGCGGGACGCTGGCGGGGCAGTTGTTCTTCGGGTGGCTCGGGGATAAGCTGGGGAGGAAGAAGGTGTACGGAATGAcgttgatgatgatggtgatttGTTCAGTCGCGTCGGGGCTCTCGTTCGGCCACACGCCGAAGAGCGTGATGGCCACGCTCTGTTTTTTCCGGTTCTGGCTCGGATTCGGGATCGGCGGCGACTACCCGCTCTCCGCCACTATAATGTCGGAGTACGCCAACAAGAAGACGCGCGGCGCGTTCATCGCCGCCGTGTTCGCGATGCAGGGGTTCGGGATCCTCGCGGGCGGGATGGTGGCGATTATAGTCTCCGCGTCTTTCAAATCCGCGTTCCCCGCCCCGGACTACGCGTTCAACGCCACGCGCTCCACGGTCCCGCAGGCCGACTACGTCTGGCGGATAATCCTCATGTTCGGCGCTCTCCCCGCCGCGCTGACCTACTACTGGCGAATGAAGATGCCGGAAACCGCCCGGTACACCGCCCTGGTCGCCAAGAACGCGAAACAGGCGGCCTCGGACATGTCCAAAGTTATGCAGGTTACAATAGAATCTGAGCCAGAGAAAATTAGTCAAGAAGCTGAAGGAAATAACCAATTCGGTCTTTTTACCAAACAATTTCTCCAACGCCACGGGCTCCATTTACTCGGAACTACCACGACCTGGTTCTTACTCGACATCGCGTTTTACAGCCAAAATCTCTTCCAGAAAGACATATTCTCTGCCATTGGATGGATCCCAAAAGCCGAAACCATGAACGCGCTCGAGGAGGTCTATAGAATCGCCAGAGCCCAGACGCTAATCGCCCTCTGCAGCACAGTCCCGGGCTACTGGTTCACCGTGGCATTAATCGACAAAATGGGGAGATTCGCCATTCAATTAATGGGATTCTTCTTCATGACCGTTTTCATGTTCGCCTTAGCCATACCCTACACCCACTGGACCCACAAAGACAACCGAATCGGCTTCGTAATCATGTACTCCCTAACCTTCTTCTTCGCCAATTTCGGCCCAAACGCCACCACATTCGTCGTCCCGGCGGAGATTTTCCCGGCCAGGCTGAGATCCACCTGCCACGGAATCTCCGCGGCGGCCGGGAAAGCCGGCGCGATTGTCGGCGCGTTCGGGTTTTTGTACGCCGCGCAATCCACTGATCCTAAGAAGACTGATGCGGGGTATCCTCCTGGGATTGGTGTTAGAAACTCTCTCATTGTTCTTGGATGTGTGAACTTTTTGGGCATGTTGTTTACGTTGTTGGTGCCGGAATCTAAAGGGAAATCGCTGGAAGAGATGTCGAGAGAGaatggggaagaagaagagagtgGAAGTGAGATGAGAGCACAGGTGCGAACAGTGCCGGTTTAATTACTATTACTAGTCTTAAAAACATGTTTACATCCTAGTAATTAACGTTGTATGGGTTTAGTGACCATAGCAGCACTAAGTCTCATGAAGCATAATAAGTATGCTGTCATATGATAtgatgagattttttttttttttttaatgaaaatagtAGAATTGCAATAAAATCTGATAATGTCTAGTTCTGTTTTGAGTGCTACTGAATGTAGAatctgttcataaactactttaTCAGAGAAACGCCTCTactaaggctcgaactcacccctTTTCACATGGGTGCAACGAGATACCACTAaatcacaaggtcattggcgTCTAATTCTGTTTAATTGAACCAAATTGTCATCATGTCTTACATGCATATGGGAGTCCCCATGGTATAACTCCATGCATATATTGACAACAACAaccaattaaaatataaatcacATCAAAATCGATGAGAAATGAGTTTCTGGCTTCAAGCTAAACCACTAGTTGTCGGAATAAAATCCACCTTTTATGGCCTAATCTTTTTCTTTGGGATCAAATTTCCTCTTTAACAGTGACAGAGAAAAGATTGGAATCTGCTTTTCCCTGTAATTTTCCATCCATCCACAAGGAAATCTACATAATTATGTAACCATGACTTGTCACTTGTGCCCAAAATTTCTAAAGTTAAAAAGAAAGAGGACTTTTTGTGTGAATTTCCAATTGGTTCCAGATGAAAACAAAAGATACCAACTACATTGCAGAAAGGTGATTGATCCTTTTTTGTAAATCtgttctctctttctttctttcacatTCATTTTTTCCCACTTTTGTGGAAATTTGTTATATGGCTCATTGTCTCAAGTAGGTATATAAGTTTTGTGCTGCACGAACAACTCAATTAATTTTTGAGTAATAGATTATGAACAAAAATATAAGATCTAGTCTTAACACTCACAGTTTAAGAGCAGGTAGATTCCTTGTCTACACCAGGCACTAACTCTTTCCTTTAATGAGCTGTTGAGTCCTCGTGATTTACCCCTACTATTTTATGGGATCAAAAAAATTGCCTTTTGTGGACAAGGTATatcaattttgttatttatatttgttttttgagAATATCAATGTTGTTTTTTGAAGTAACTCTGTATATGTGTAGGATGCATTCAGCAGCTGGAAAAACAGTGTACattaaatactaaatatatgTTACATGTAgaatacattatatttagggATATTTATAACTcaaccagaaaaaaaaaaaaaaaaaattgcaacttTCCAGCATTGAACCATCTGTTCTCAGTTTTCATGTCAAGGGTCTCTACTCTCTACCTCCAAAAGCTCCTGCAAATTAGAGAAtgcaaaattattttcaaagatttCTGATCAATGAGGTCTGCATCATgccatatttaaaattttataattaaaaaaaaaaaattgagcagAAATTTCCTGTTTTAAACTgcagaaattaaaaggaagaaaaCTATGAAAATATATGCAGCAGTCTCACCTATTTTGCTTGAAGTTTCATCAATTTCACAATCCTTTAGCCTTTGAAGCTTAATATCATACGATTCGTTATCCTCGAAAGACTTCACACTAGATGTAATTGAAATGGCTTCGGGAACAGAAAACGAATGACTGCTAGTCGCGGTGTTCTGCTTCTTCATTGAAGAAGATTCCGCTGTAGAGCACAACTCATCGTCCATCTTTGAGGTCACCCCTTCATTCTTTTGGCAACGGATGCCATCTTTTACCGGCCTTTCCTCTTCTTCGGGCTTTGGTCTCTTTTTAGTCATAGCCCCATTACGAATAGATGGCACCTTCTGATCATGAGACGAGCTGCTAGGGCAAGGAGGAGCCTTTTCCTTTGGAATGGCTTTCGGTATCGCCAAACTCGCGTTACAGTCAGAGTTGTCAAACACAACTTCACCCGCTCCATTAGAATTCCTCGCGGTTGCAGCAGATTCAGTTCCTCGCATGATGAATATAGCTTCAGTTAGGCGTTCCCTCGCCACATCTACATCAATTATGGGCTTCGGATAGTTCAAACCTAGCTCCACGCCAGCAGCCTTGAGCACGGTGGAAGGCGCATCCCAAGGATGATGAATCCACTCGGTTGGAACTCTTGCAAGCTCGGGCAGCCAATGCCTTACATATTCACCCTCTGAATCAAAGTTGAACCCCTGGATCTGCCTCAAAATTTAAGTAAAGATTTCACTTTTAGGATTACAAATATTAGTCCTAGAATTTACAATTTCAATCAAATGtttcaaatttacaattttaatgtTCTTTTAATTCAAAAGAGGTATAAAAGGCTTCGATGTGTCAATCTGTCAATGTAATGATATGAGACAAGCTCCTTTGTTTCatatatatgtaagatttttacCTTCGATATCAGAACCAAATATATATCCGAATATAACATACCTAAAAATATATCcaaaccaataacctattaagctctaccaatgtaatagagtcagtagtactcaaaaaaatagagaattgtgcaagtaaacatgtttttcttttctattttcaagAAAACTTGGGAATTTCTCCGATTAGTAAACGGGCACTATACCTCTCTTTTTACCATGctaaaatcaaataattagcTTCTTGTAAATGAATGATGTTGCAACTACGCAGATCAGCATATCACGTCATCATAGAAAGACAATTATGTTGTAACACGAGATATGAACGTACCTCTGGGCTATCTAGGCGCTCGAGCTCATGCCCATCTGGTAAGCTGCCAGATATATACTGCCATCCGAGAATATCACTTTCCAAGTCTGCATCAAGTAGAGTATCCCAAAAATACTTCATACCCCATTGCCAAGGCAGCAGTAGAAATTTCACAAAGAAACTTGAAACAataactcttattttattatgaacCCATCCAGTAGCCCATAGCTCTCTCATTCCCGCATCAACTAAAGGATAGCCAGTCCGACCCTGCCTCCAAGCCTTAAAGCGGGCCTGATCAGCATTCCAAGGGAAGTATTTCAGGTTGGTCAATAATGATTGTTCATGAGTAAACGGGAAGTTAAAACAGATGTAGCGGGAATAATCTCGTAGCCCGATAGCTCTAAGGAATAGATTTGCACTTTCTTCTCCTGTTGAGTTCCCTTCTCTTGCCCAGAGTATACGCTTCATGTGCACGGAATGAAAAACTTTTCTCACGCTTAATTCTCCAAAATGAAGATAAGGGGACAAAAGAGATGTAGAGTTGCCCCCGACTTTGATCCTACTTTTTGAGTAGTCAAGCAAATGATGTTCTATAAACTCGGTTAGAGCTTTATCGGCATTACTCCACCCTGGTGTCCATCCCCTTCCAAGTAAGGCATTACTAGACTTTTCTGCTTCATTTTCAAGACCCAATTCCTCGATCGAGAACTTCTTAACTGAGCCTGTCAACCACAGGGAAaagatatttaaaaacaaaataaaaaataatctcTCGTATTTTTAATGTTCTCATTGTTTTTGTTTCCTTTATCTTAGTTATTACTCTTATCTGTAGAGCATATGACCTCTTGGTCCATGAATTACAGGGTCACAAAAGATGATGAATAGAAACTGctaatttttcaacaaaaagaacaaaagtcCTAAGGAGTAGCTAGGTATAAGCAAAAGATTGCGAAGCAGTTAAAAGTACCAGCAGCTGCTATTAATCGCCATGGAGGTAGATGTGAAACCGGTTCCTTGTTCTGGTTCAAGCACTTCTCCCAATACGCATCAAATCTTGTATACGCTTTCCCATCATCGTCATAAACTTCCCATGGTTCATTCAACAACTCTGCGTTGTAGCTTTGTACAGAATAACCAAGCTCCCCTAATTTTTGTTTGATGCTGTGATCACGCACAACAGAAATAGGATCTGACAAAATGAAAAGACAGATATGAGTGATTAGTTTGAAAATCAATCTTTCTTTTGCAGGGACATaggattttgatttttgacaGAACAATTTTGAAGTTATAACAAAGGAAACTATCAATATTAAGGACAAAGCTAaggtctttttttcttttcagaaaCGAGGGAAACCTGCAGCCACTACTTAAAAATTTGCACTGGgaaaaccccgccttgtgaccctaactggcaaaggaccacgaggtaaactagcctaggttgctcatagctgaccagctcaaaccaagaaggccaataggtcgCTCTGATTGGGAGTCGAACTTAAAATCTTGTGGTTTCCAAGCAAACAACCAAACCAACTCGGCTGGGGTTGCCCCCACAAAGCTAGGGTTTTGTCACTAAGATAGATGGGGTAGGAGGTCTTAACCATAGATCAGGTTATACCAATTGAACTATCTAGCCAGTGGTAAAGCCAAAACCATTAAGAAGTTCCATTAACAGTAATGTGATGACTGTACCTGTACATATTATCCAAATAAGCACGGTTCCCCTTAGTTgagtaaagataaaatatgaATCGTATGCACTCTGATGCCATTTATGGATCTAAAGTGTTTCATTGCAGATCTTATGTTCGAAATGTTAGGATGACTTTAAAAGCCAAGCTATATATCAGATAAACCTAAGACCAGGAAATTAAGTGTAAAAAGGTTGTAGTCCCTATTATTCATCCTTTTCAGGCTCTCAAGAAATAATGTAATGTAAAAAGGAAACAGTGTAACTAATGCTGAAATATTTAGCAGTGAACTTAAGAAAAGCTTCTGTTCAAATTGATGCAAACTGTTGAAAGGAACGTGATTATTATCATCCACGAGATTCCCATGAGTTTGTGGTTTAGTCAGCCAAGTAGTTAAATTCTTCAGTTTGatgaatatttgtcaaaattaataGGCAAATGATGAAACGATCTTATCAACACATCAGAGCCAATTTAACCCACTAGAAAAAATTTTAGATTGCGTGTAAAAggtttttaagaaacaaataaatgaatatcaTGAATCTTGGCAACTAATTTAACTCATTTTTGCTAAGAGAATTGCAATCATCAAATCAAATATGCTTTCATCATACAGAAAATGGTAAAACAAAACCTTTGAACTCTTCCTCAAATTCGGAGATAAATACACCAAATCCTGCACATACACATTACTACACACAATTTAAATTTCTGGGGTTTCTGTTAAAACTTAGTTGAATTCATGAAATTTCTCAAGATGTTGCCTTTTTCATAAACTTCACCCTATCATGAAATTCCCAAGTTCATAACCTTACTTCTTGAACAAAACAAGGGAAAGCTTTTATGGATCAAACACGTAGCAAGTTACCAAATGAATTGGTGGCGAGCATCAAGGTCATCAATTGTATAACCCAAGAGTTTCATCCACAGAAAAGAAATGAATGAAATGGAGGGGAAAAAAATACCATAGAGATGATTAAAGACAACTTTTGTTGCCTTAACAGCAGCTATGCATTCCAGGAGGGCATCAAGAGTAGTATCAGCTTTGATCAGAACCAATTCAGCTCCAAGAGACCTCAAAGATTGGTCCAAGTGAATGAGAGACTGCTTGAGCCACCACCTTGAAACTCTTCCAGGGTAGAATTGCCCTTCTTCTTTAGGGCACCATATAAAAACTGGGAATACACTCCCATCTCTAGCAGCAGTGGCTAAAGCAGGATTGTCCTCAATCCTCAAATCCCTCCTAAACCACACAATGGTCTTGGAGTTACTGTTATCCATCATCCCAACCCCTCCCCTTTTGGCACAAAATTGAGATCCTCTAATTCCAATTTTTCAACTAAAAAGGAAACCCCACCTGAACATCCTTTCCAAACCCCAGAATCTTGAAAAGAAATATCAAAATCCCATATCTTTTTGCTCAAAACCAGACTGAGAATGACACAAATTCCAGCTTTTTCAAGAAACCCATCATAGcaaaccccccaaaaaaaaaatcccaaatcCAATAAGTCAATACTAATCCCCAACGTCAGTCAAGAATCCTAATCAAACCCCGGGGTGGGGGCACTGGGTGGGGGGGAGCACAACAGAGAAAAAATATCAAAGCTTttgtacaattttattatttccaCTAAAAAACTACAAGACAAACCCACATGGAGCATTCATATTTGCTGGATTCTTTTTCATCAAAGAGCAGAAAAATTAGACTTCATGTGAGCAACTGGGAGGCAAATCAGGGCAATAACAACTAGCAGgacaataaataaaagaacaaaatattaaataatgttatCCAATGGACCACCAAACTGCCACAAAAGGAAAACCAAaccaaatataaaaagatttgGGCTTTGCTTTGGGCAATGGGCATATACATCTCATTTGAtgcagagagagaaagagagagagtaaAGAATTTCACCAGTTTCCTGATTGGGGTTTGGGATATCTTTGTTATTTTTGGAGTATATGCCAAATGCTCCGTACTGTTTTCTTTTCTATATGACTATTCCTTTTAGCGCCCGTATACTAAGTTCTGTAAATCTTTCAAATTATTTGATATGACAtcactttaatttctttaaaagaaaagcTTAGACAGAGGGgtcaaaaaattaatagtaGATGGCCAAATTATTGTGTGTACTGTGTTTATGTTGTGTAaaccataataaaaagtatattaaagtacattatttgtgtattgaatgtatattatacaaaatgtattttctgtactcaaataatgtattttctctgaatacaatgtacattttaaatatattaaaaatacattatttatgtactaaatgtatattatttgatagtatgatctaCATAGCTGTATGGATTATGATCAACACAATAATGATCGATAATCCATGTACTACTGGAGATTTTGCAATTGATAATATGAAGTCAAAAAATCTAATTAGACGCCTGAAtcttgaaaaagtatatataatttccatctctctctttatattactccgtacaaattaaaacataaactAATTATAATCTACCAAGAATTCTTCCTTGGTGGCTGCATTTTTTGAAGAGAATTTTTATAGCAAAAGGGAAGGGGAAAGTGGGCCAACTTTTGAAGAATGGAGAATGAGATGTATTTATAGCTAGAGCAAAATGTGGGCCAAAATGTAATTCATGTGTTGTTGTAAAATTATAGATTCATGATTTTCAATGCTTTTAGTGATAAATTGGATGTTATGCCATGGATCCGGGTCTACCTCGAGTGGActaggtccatgttcacaattttaaaattttatattcacaatattcataatttttgaactctatattcataatttttaaatttcatattcacaatttcattacTCTATATTTAAtggtataacacaatttttgaatctatataacaaaattgtgaatatagagttcaaagattgtgaatattgaataatgtaattttgtatgttaaaatttaaaattgtagatGTAAAGTtcttaaattgtgaacataaatctGGGTCCACCTTCCGggtccataacataatttgccaTCAAGCTAATGCAGCTAAAGAAAATAACCATTCAGCACATTTTGGCGTGTCAAACTTGACTTTTGAGGCATCTAATGTTTGCAACGTGCACTCCAACAACTCTGCAACGCAACTTCAACTTCTTGGCCGATTTTGATCACAACTTCTAAATTTGACTTTACGATCTTTTGCGTTGTCTTTCCATTGCTTAAATTACATCATTTGGCActagttataccgtggaccatgagtcatggttgatactgcagttgtgttgaactgatactacagttgaaTTGAATGaatactgtaattgtgttgaaagagaactgcagttgtgcagAACCGATGCCGTTTCATCTGTTTGGAACTACAGTTGAATTGAACGaatactgtaattgtgttgaaagagaactgcagttgtgtagAACATATGCCGTTTCATCTgtctggaactgtagttgtgttgaactgatactgcacaactgcagttttttttcaacacaactacagtaaaatatccgttcaacacaattgcagtatcaaccatgaccatggttcacaatgca contains these protein-coding regions:
- the LOC116016712 gene encoding inorganic phosphate transporter 1-4-like; its protein translation is MAGDQLQVLNALDLAKTQWYHFTAIVIAGMGFFTDAYDLFCISLVTKLLGRIYYHVDGAAKPGTLPPNVSAAVNGVAFCGTLAGQLFFGWLGDKLGRKKVYGMTLMMMVICSVASGLSFGHTPKSVMATLCFFRFWLGFGIGGDYPLSATIMSEYANKKTRGAFIAAVFAMQGFGILAGGMVAIIVSASFKSAFPAPDYAFNATRSTVPQADYVWRIILMFGALPAALTYYWRMKMPETARYTALVAKNAKQAASDMSKVMQVTIESEPEKISQEAEGNNQFGLFTKQFLQRHGLHLLGTTTTWFLLDIAFYSQNLFQKDIFSAIGWIPKAETMNALEEVYRIARAQTLIALCSTVPGYWFTVALIDKMGRFAIQLMGFFFMTVFMFALAIPYTHWTHKDNRIGFVIMYSLTFFFANFGPNATTFVVPAEIFPARLRSTCHGISAAAGKAGAIVGAFGFLYAAQSTDPKKTDAGYPPGIGVRNSLIVLGCVNFLGMLFTLLVPESKGKSLEEMSRENGEEEESGSEMRAQVRTVPV
- the LOC116016711 gene encoding cryptochrome-1, yielding MMDNSNSKTIVWFRRDLRIEDNPALATAARDGSVFPVFIWCPKEEGQFYPGRVSRWWLKQSLIHLDQSLRSLGAELVLIKADTTLDALLECIAAVKATKVVFNHLYDPISVVRDHSIKQKLGELGYSVQSYNAELLNEPWEVYDDDGKAYTRFDAYWEKCLNQNKEPVSHLPPWRLIAAAGSVKKFSIEELGLENEAEKSSNALLGRGWTPGWSNADKALTEFIEHHLLDYSKSRIKVGGNSTSLLSPYLHFGELSVRKVFHSVHMKRILWAREGNSTGEESANLFLRAIGLRDYSRYICFNFPFTHEQSLLTNLKYFPWNADQARFKAWRQGRTGYPLVDAGMRELWATGWVHNKIRVIVSSFFVKFLLLPWQWGMKYFWDTLLDADLESDILGWQYISGSLPDGHELERLDSPEIQGFNFDSEGEYVRHWLPELARVPTEWIHHPWDAPSTVLKAAGVELGLNYPKPIIDVDVARERLTEAIFIMRGTESAATARNSNGAGEVVFDNSDCNASLAIPKAIPKEKAPPCPSSSSHDQKVPSIRNGAMTKKRPKPEEEERPVKDGIRCQKNEGVTSKMDDELCSTAESSSMKKQNTATSSHSFSVPEAISITSSVKSFEDNESYDIKLQRLKDCEIDETSSKIGAFGGRE